A genomic region of Mesobacillus jeotgali contains the following coding sequences:
- a CDS encoding RNA polymerase sigma factor yields MNVVRLVKKAKRGSKDALMELIMAEKDAMYRLAFTYMGNEHDAMDVLEEMIVRLYENIGQLKKEEAFYSWSKTILVNLCKTTLRKQKKVVLIDNWQSSKEEEQMPSTDSNVQQLEISEMLSILNEHQKEAIQMKYFLDMDYQTIAELTNVPLGTVKSRIFQGLRKMKDYDGGECDERDRRTIE; encoded by the coding sequence ATGAATGTAGTTCGGTTGGTGAAAAAGGCCAAAAGAGGCAGTAAAGATGCGTTGATGGAGTTAATCATGGCTGAGAAGGATGCCATGTATCGGCTTGCTTTTACATATATGGGGAATGAGCATGATGCGATGGATGTGCTGGAGGAGATGATTGTCCGGCTGTATGAAAACATCGGCCAGTTGAAAAAGGAGGAGGCTTTTTATAGCTGGAGCAAGACCATCCTTGTGAACCTTTGTAAAACAACGCTTCGTAAACAAAAGAAGGTTGTGTTGATCGATAACTGGCAGTCTTCCAAAGAGGAGGAGCAAATGCCTTCCACGGACTCAAATGTGCAGCAATTAGAAATTTCGGAGATGTTATCGATTTTAAATGAACATCAAAAAGAAGCGATTCAGATGAAGTATTTTCTCGATATGGATTATCAAACGATTGCGGAATTGACCAACGTTCCATTAGGAACTGTGAAATCGAGGATTTTTCAGGGATTAAGGAAAATGAAAGATTATGATGGAGGTGAATGCGATGAAAGAGATAGAAGAACGATTGAATGA
- a CDS encoding DUF3231 family protein, whose protein sequence is MDKDKIQLTSSEIGTLWGEYVNGTMIDTVNRYMYTIIEDEAIKAIFEDAISTFERQKKQMVTFLENEGFPVPVGFSEADINKGAKRLFSDIFCLNYLHIMTLHGLVGHITALGVSVRKDLRDFYDSCDNDGKKMYHQTIELLLEKGSFQRDPLFYPAKNPEFVESEDFTDGILGKGRNLSATEIISISFNIKKSIMAKTLSIAFSQVAHSKEVRKFFSDSEKSADQQIQTFSKIMHQDNLPTPRSWETEVTTSTDSPFSDKLMMYHTGFLFQAAQVYHGTGLASAMRTDLIATYETIILKNLLVTKKWFDIMEKNKWLEQPPLAPNRKELANDN, encoded by the coding sequence ATGGACAAGGATAAAATACAACTAACTTCTTCTGAAATAGGAACCTTGTGGGGCGAATATGTAAACGGGACAATGATCGATACAGTGAATCGATATATGTACACAATTATTGAAGATGAAGCCATCAAGGCAATTTTTGAGGATGCCATCTCGACATTTGAACGACAAAAGAAACAAATGGTTACATTTTTAGAGAATGAAGGTTTTCCAGTTCCAGTAGGATTTAGTGAAGCGGATATAAACAAAGGGGCAAAAAGATTGTTCTCCGATATTTTTTGTTTGAATTATTTACATATCATGACATTGCATGGATTGGTTGGACATATCACTGCCTTAGGAGTTTCAGTCAGAAAAGACTTAAGGGATTTTTACGATTCATGCGATAACGATGGGAAAAAAATGTACCACCAGACAATTGAACTTTTACTTGAGAAAGGCAGTTTCCAAAGAGATCCTTTGTTTTATCCTGCCAAGAACCCTGAGTTTGTTGAGAGTGAAGATTTTACAGACGGAATATTGGGAAAGGGAAGAAATTTATCTGCGACAGAAATTATAAGTATATCTTTCAACATAAAAAAGAGTATTATGGCTAAAACTCTCTCTATTGCTTTCAGTCAAGTTGCCCACTCAAAGGAAGTTAGAAAGTTTTTTTCGGATTCAGAGAAATCAGCTGATCAACAAATACAAACTTTTTCCAAAATCATGCACCAGGATAATTTGCCAACTCCCCGGTCGTGGGAGACAGAAGTCACTACATCAACGGACTCTCCTTTTTCAGATAAACTGATGATGTATCATACCGGCTTCTTGTTCCAGGCTGCTCAAGTCTATCACGGAACCGGTTTGGCATCTGCCATGCGGACAGACCTTATAGCTACTTATGAAACCATAATCCTGAAAAATTTATTGGTGACAAAGAAATGGTTTGATATTATGGAAAAAAATAAATGGTTAGAACAACCCCCACTGGCTCCCAATCGAAAAGAACTCGCAAACGATAACTGA
- a CDS encoding DedA family protein — protein MEKWLIGIMEEFGYTGVMFLIALENIFPPIPSEVILTFAGFMTASTDFTITGVILASTMGSLLGAVLLYGIGLQLGVKKLERIVDRWGYLLRVTKNDIYKADSWFNRYGAWTVLFCRVIPLLRSLISIPAGISGMRFRTFLLFTTIGTLIWNTILVYLGASVGASWEEIVEYIDVYSKFIYIFLLLISVILLFVLVLRKRK, from the coding sequence ATGGAAAAATGGTTAATTGGAATAATGGAGGAGTTCGGCTATACAGGTGTTATGTTCTTGATTGCACTGGAAAACATCTTTCCTCCCATTCCATCCGAAGTTATTTTAACTTTTGCTGGATTTATGACTGCCTCAACGGATTTTACTATTACTGGCGTTATCTTAGCTTCCACCATGGGTTCACTGTTGGGGGCGGTACTGCTATATGGTATAGGGCTGCAGTTGGGCGTGAAAAAGTTGGAGAGGATTGTTGATCGATGGGGCTATCTTCTTCGGGTTACCAAAAATGATATTTACAAAGCGGATTCCTGGTTTAATCGCTATGGAGCATGGACCGTTTTATTTTGCCGGGTCATTCCTTTGCTTCGCAGTCTGATTTCCATTCCTGCTGGTATATCAGGGATGAGATTTAGGACATTCCTGCTGTTCACAACAATTGGCACGTTGATTTGGAATACAATTCTCGTATACTTAGGTGCATCTGTCGGAGCCTCCTGGGAGGAGATTGTTGAGTATATAGATGTTTACTCTAAGTTTATTTATATATTTCTACTACTGATCTCAGTCATCCTGTTATTTGTGTTGGTTTTAAGGAAGAGGAAATGA
- a CDS encoding PadR family transcriptional regulator yields the protein MADTTQMLKGILDGCLLSIIKEGEIYGYELAAKLESYGFHSFSEGTIYPLLLRMQKEGLVSTTLRKSTAGPKRKYYSLTEKGEQELEQFVIRWTQLSSSVNNVLNKGCFRND from the coding sequence ATGGCTGATACGACGCAAATGCTAAAAGGGATTCTCGATGGATGCCTCTTGTCCATCATTAAAGAGGGCGAAATTTATGGGTATGAACTGGCTGCCAAACTTGAGTCCTATGGCTTTCATTCTTTTAGCGAAGGGACGATTTATCCCCTTCTGCTGCGGATGCAGAAAGAGGGCCTTGTGAGTACAACCTTAAGGAAATCCACTGCCGGGCCGAAACGAAAATATTATTCATTGACGGAAAAAGGTGAGCAGGAATTGGAGCAATTCGTCATACGCTGGACGCAGCTTAGCTCCTCGGTGAACAATGTTTTGAATAAAGGCTGTTTTCGTAATGATTGA
- a CDS encoding helix-turn-helix transcriptional regulator — MKNKVKKLREQFGLTQAQLGQKVNVSRQAINAIEKNKFDPSIWLAYDLAKFFNMSIEELFEFEESERK; from the coding sequence TTGAAAAACAAAGTGAAAAAATTGAGGGAACAATTCGGCTTAACGCAAGCGCAGCTGGGCCAGAAGGTAAATGTATCACGGCAGGCGATCAATGCAATTGAAAAAAATAAATTCGATCCTTCGATCTGGCTGGCCTATGATTTAGCAAAATTTTTCAATATGAGCATTGAAGAATTATTTGAGTTTGAGGAGAGTGAGCGAAAGTGA
- a CDS encoding NAD(P)/FAD-dependent oxidoreductase — translation MNLMSGTYYWPATFPSPPSYPQLEENLECDVLIVGGGSSASQCAYYLADSGLKVAVIEKGKIGSGSTSSNTALIQYSGEKMFTNLANSFGKEYISRHLALLQEAINEIESASAVTEIDCEFCRRDSLYSASCGEDVESLRKEYEFLKEQGLKVDFLSKEEIEEKYPFSREAAIYSFGDGELNPFKFTHALIEYAAKKGVQIFENTEMNGHHVDPQTGRVILSTTSGQSISAGKIIFACGYEGIDLKKEKQVSFVSTYTVTTRPVPDLTFWYNQTLLWETARPYLYMRTTADNRIIIGGLDDNTPYPEDRDSKLIHKRDKLIEEFNKMFPSIHVEPEYHLAAFYGGTVDGLPIIGKYEEYPNSYFLMGFGDNGTVYSQMLAKIIAEEIKTGNSPDLKLYLNDRPLVAKK, via the coding sequence ATGAATTTAATGTCTGGTACATATTATTGGCCTGCCACTTTCCCTTCTCCTCCCTCCTATCCACAACTGGAAGAGAATTTGGAATGCGATGTCCTGATTGTTGGAGGAGGCAGTTCAGCTTCGCAATGCGCTTACTATCTTGCGGATTCTGGATTGAAAGTGGCAGTCATTGAAAAAGGGAAGATTGGCAGCGGCAGCACGAGTTCGAATACGGCACTCATACAGTATTCAGGGGAAAAGATGTTCACGAACCTGGCTAACTCTTTTGGAAAGGAGTATATTTCAAGGCATTTAGCGCTGCTTCAGGAAGCTATCAATGAAATAGAATCAGCATCCGCAGTGACTGAAATCGATTGTGAATTTTGTCGAAGAGACTCTCTTTATTCCGCAAGCTGCGGTGAAGATGTTGAATCGCTCAGAAAAGAATACGAATTTTTAAAAGAGCAAGGCCTGAAGGTAGACTTTCTCAGCAAAGAAGAAATCGAGGAGAAATATCCGTTCAGCCGTGAGGCCGCCATCTATTCCTTTGGTGATGGCGAGCTGAACCCTTTCAAGTTTACCCATGCGTTGATAGAATACGCCGCTAAAAAAGGTGTACAGATCTTCGAAAACACCGAGATGAATGGACATCATGTTGATCCGCAAACTGGGCGGGTGATTCTTTCCACCACAAGCGGCCAATCCATCTCGGCAGGCAAAATCATATTTGCATGTGGCTATGAGGGAATCGACTTAAAAAAAGAAAAACAGGTTTCTTTCGTGAGTACGTATACCGTCACGACAAGGCCTGTTCCTGACCTTACTTTCTGGTACAACCAGACGCTTTTATGGGAAACGGCAAGGCCATATCTATATATGCGGACGACAGCTGATAACCGGATTATCATTGGCGGTCTTGATGACAATACTCCCTATCCTGAGGACCGGGACAGTAAACTCATTCATAAGCGGGATAAACTGATTGAAGAATTCAACAAGATGTTCCCGTCCATACATGTAGAACCTGAGTATCATTTAGCTGCATTTTACGGTGGAACTGTGGACGGCCTCCCGATCATTGGGAAGTATGAAGAATATCCAAACAGCTACTTCCTCATGGGATTCGGAGACAATGGCACCGTCTACAGCCAGATGCTCGCGAAAATCATTGCTGAAGAAATCAAAACTGGAAACAGCCCCGACCTGAAGCTGTACTTAAATGACCGTCCGCTAGTCGCGAAAAAATAA
- a CDS encoding TrkH family potassium uptake protein, protein MAKILKRNWLKPAQIIVFFYVIAVLISASLLSLPIALKPGVSWTFIDVLFTAVSAVSVTGLTVVSTPDTFSTPGVFILMFILQFGGIGIMTLGTFFWMLLRRKIGLKDRQLIMTDQNQSQMSGLVKLMRQILAIILLIEAVGALILGTYFLGYFPTWQEAYLQGLFAAVSATTNAGFDITGSSLIPFAHDYFVQSVNIILLTLGAIGFPVLVEVKEFFLNRKKHNRSHFSLYTKLTTLTFFALMFFGTFAILLFEYNHFFKSYNWHESFFYAWFQSSSTRNGGLATMNVSDFSNPTLLLLCFLMFIGASPSSVGGGIRTTTFAVIILLIINFAKGHNAIKVFGRELHEEDIRKSVVVSFLAIILCFAAVVILNATENFTMMEIMFEVSSAFGTTGLSMGITPELSTGGKIVIISLMFIGRIGILSFIFLFNRGKLEPKCHYPKERLIVG, encoded by the coding sequence TTGGCGAAAATTTTAAAAAGGAACTGGTTAAAGCCTGCGCAAATCATTGTATTTTTTTATGTCATAGCCGTATTGATTTCGGCGTCGCTCCTTAGTCTCCCTATTGCGCTCAAGCCGGGGGTGAGTTGGACCTTTATTGATGTTTTATTTACGGCTGTCAGTGCGGTCAGTGTAACAGGGCTAACGGTTGTATCGACACCGGATACCTTTAGTACACCGGGCGTTTTCATTTTAATGTTCATCCTCCAGTTTGGCGGAATCGGCATCATGACGCTTGGTACGTTTTTCTGGATGTTGCTGCGAAGGAAAATCGGTCTTAAAGATCGACAGCTAATCATGACTGACCAAAATCAATCTCAAATGTCTGGTCTGGTCAAGCTCATGAGACAAATACTGGCCATCATCCTTTTGATCGAGGCGGTTGGGGCTCTCATATTAGGAACGTACTTTCTTGGTTATTTCCCGACATGGCAAGAAGCTTATCTACAAGGCTTATTTGCAGCGGTAAGTGCAACGACGAACGCTGGTTTTGATATTACAGGGAGTTCGCTGATTCCTTTCGCGCATGATTATTTCGTTCAGTCCGTAAATATTATTTTATTAACCTTAGGAGCTATTGGTTTTCCGGTATTAGTGGAAGTGAAGGAATTTTTTTTGAATCGTAAAAAACACAATCGATCACATTTTTCCTTATATACCAAGCTGACTACCTTAACATTCTTTGCACTTATGTTTTTCGGTACATTTGCCATCCTGCTGTTTGAATATAATCATTTTTTTAAAAGCTACAACTGGCATGAGTCGTTTTTTTATGCCTGGTTCCAGTCGTCCTCCACTAGAAATGGCGGACTTGCTACGATGAATGTGAGTGATTTCTCTAATCCAACATTATTGCTTCTTTGCTTTTTAATGTTCATCGGTGCTTCCCCAAGTTCTGTTGGCGGCGGCATAAGGACGACTACTTTTGCGGTCATTATTTTACTGATCATCAATTTTGCAAAAGGGCATAATGCCATCAAGGTGTTTGGACGCGAGCTGCATGAGGAAGATATTAGAAAATCAGTAGTTGTAAGCTTCTTGGCAATTATCCTCTGTTTTGCAGCGGTGGTCATATTGAATGCGACTGAAAACTTCACGATGATGGAAATCATGTTCGAAGTAAGTTCAGCATTTGGGACGACTGGCTTGTCAATGGGAATAACTCCTGAACTAAGTACTGGAGGGAAAATTGTCATTATATCCTTGATGTTCATAGGGAGAATAGGAATTCTTTCTTTTATATTCTTGTTCAATCGCGGAAAACTAGAACCGAAATGCCATTATCCGAAAGAAAGATTGATTGTTGGATAG
- a CDS encoding DUF4179 domain-containing protein, with protein sequence MKEIEERLNEEKQRMASMTAPADFKNRLRSALDATPARKHKRRKPYVLMAAVSVLCFMLVSYNYNAVAFYGKKIFGFEEIMTGTMKDLNDKGMGQIIDKKTTLSDGTELTIDGIMTDANQLVMYYTLSNPQGVGDLWGDVFNPDKITGFFTNARAGGGMAKVNDSGTEIKGTTYFDPVSPFSKKLTLHFWQGVKNVERSITFPYDPNKAMQTQIKQSINEAVKVDQGKVTFKTITATPTSTVIEGKMNVDNFDRIHFGFEGVKLIANGNSVDNLGSGVSGSKFDLRFDGLPQELYSLELAFSEFVGYQKLAELIPLSDDTHHDLEGKDLWIKRVVTTERGVEITIETDDNLLLDDVSIQNGDKVTPLKTTINQRLEKKVDRFTSERTMVFDTNSMPDNLLIEGIHYVKKYNQKIEIPVE encoded by the coding sequence ATGAAAGAGATAGAAGAACGATTGAATGAGGAGAAGCAGCGGATGGCCTCCATGACCGCACCAGCCGATTTCAAAAATAGGTTGCGAAGCGCTCTTGACGCAACACCTGCAAGGAAGCATAAGCGCAGGAAACCTTACGTTTTGATGGCTGCAGTCAGCGTACTATGCTTTATGCTGGTGAGCTATAATTACAACGCCGTTGCCTTCTATGGAAAAAAGATTTTCGGTTTTGAGGAAATCATGACTGGGACGATGAAGGATTTAAATGATAAAGGCATGGGGCAAATCATTGATAAAAAGACGACATTGTCTGATGGAACAGAGCTGACCATTGACGGAATCATGACGGATGCCAATCAATTGGTTATGTATTATACGCTTTCAAACCCTCAGGGTGTGGGTGATTTGTGGGGGGACGTATTTAATCCTGATAAGATAACGGGCTTCTTTACTAATGCACGGGCAGGAGGTGGTATGGCAAAAGTAAATGATTCCGGTACAGAAATAAAGGGGACGACTTATTTTGATCCAGTCAGTCCATTTTCAAAAAAATTGACATTGCACTTTTGGCAAGGTGTTAAGAATGTGGAGAGAAGCATCACGTTTCCTTATGATCCAAACAAAGCCATGCAGACTCAGATTAAACAGTCGATTAACGAAGCAGTAAAGGTCGATCAAGGGAAGGTTACTTTCAAGACAATTACAGCGACCCCTACTTCAACAGTAATTGAAGGAAAAATGAATGTTGACAATTTCGATCGAATTCATTTCGGCTTTGAAGGAGTCAAGTTAATTGCTAATGGTAATTCCGTTGACAACCTGGGTTCTGGTGTATCCGGTAGTAAGTTTGATTTGCGATTTGATGGCCTGCCCCAAGAGCTGTATTCTCTTGAATTAGCTTTTAGTGAGTTTGTGGGATATCAAAAATTAGCGGAACTGATTCCACTTAGTGATGATACACACCATGACCTCGAAGGAAAGGATCTATGGATTAAAAGGGTCGTTACTACTGAGCGAGGAGTCGAAATCACGATTGAGACAGACGATAATCTATTGCTTGATGATGTTTCTATTCAAAATGGTGACAAAGTGACTCCTTTAAAAACAACAATAAATCAAAGGTTGGAGAAAAAGGTAGATAGATTTACCAGCGAGCGGACGATGGTCTTTGATACGAATTCTATGCCGGATAATTTACTGATCGAGGGAATCCATTATGTGAAAAAATACAATCAAAAGATTGAGATTCCGGTTGAATAG
- a CDS encoding DUF1129 family protein, whose protein sequence is MVSKRAEQFLVELRMYLISKGKNDQEINDITEELEVHLTEAEAAGKDISHIIGDSPKNYMKSIGESMKTDYRQLAGLVPLMILLIAAYLSIGPAIEGTFSVSQGTIWFALVISCISILVYGAFLFKIMPKFFHSKWGYVIFFGISIIVTGIMVALMLWYKTQEFEEVFVASPVQNNLIIVLCAAIFIGSALYTKTWFTVLIPLFLSMGPIATRFVPEEANNDPLYITITILAFLLASAVAIAIFIFQSKKDQKKI, encoded by the coding sequence ATGGTATCAAAACGAGCGGAGCAATTTTTAGTGGAACTGCGGATGTATTTGATCTCAAAAGGGAAGAACGATCAGGAAATCAATGATATTACCGAAGAGCTTGAGGTCCATTTGACAGAGGCCGAAGCAGCCGGCAAAGATATAAGCCATATCATCGGGGACAGTCCGAAGAATTATATGAAAAGCATCGGCGAATCCATGAAAACGGATTACCGTCAGCTGGCAGGATTGGTTCCTTTGATGATTCTGCTGATAGCTGCATACTTAAGTATCGGCCCTGCAATCGAAGGCACCTTTTCCGTATCCCAGGGGACCATTTGGTTTGCGCTTGTGATCAGCTGCATAAGCATCCTGGTTTACGGCGCATTCTTATTCAAAATCATGCCGAAATTCTTTCATTCTAAATGGGGTTACGTGATATTTTTCGGAATCTCCATCATCGTAACGGGAATAATGGTGGCATTGATGTTATGGTACAAAACACAGGAATTCGAAGAGGTCTTCGTCGCTTCCCCTGTGCAAAACAACCTGATCATCGTCCTGTGTGCCGCCATTTTCATCGGTTCAGCCCTTTACACCAAAACCTGGTTCACGGTACTGATTCCTTTATTCCTCTCCATGGGCCCAATTGCAACAAGATTTGTACCAGAAGAAGCAAACAATGACCCTCTGTACATCACGATCACCATCCTTGCCTTTTTACTGGCATCAGCTGTAGCCATCGCCATCTTTATTTTTCAGAGCAAGAAAGATCAAAAAAAGATTTAA
- a CDS encoding c-type cytochrome, which translates to MSKIAGYIQNNMPPNGGTLTDQEAADLAAYILSHDRPEWKGHETDWPKGGRPTDIITKDRREKIREGTFDWSEIDNVVQPD; encoded by the coding sequence ATGTCGAAAATAGCCGGGTATATCCAAAATAATATGCCGCCAAACGGCGGGACTTTAACAGATCAGGAAGCGGCGGATCTTGCAGCGTATATCTTGTCCCATGACCGTCCAGAGTGGAAGGGACATGAAACAGACTGGCCAAAAGGCGGTCGCCCAACTGATATCATTACAAAAGACCGTCGTGAAAAGATTCGCGAAGGGACATTTGATTGGTCGGAGATAGATAATGTCGTACAGCCGGATTAA
- a CDS encoding DUF4179 domain-containing protein: protein MMILEKMEPVSIAAIQENGIRSVVDWFDDHKEYFYSFGWHFVQNQQQMEELFYRSILKVHKEFPRYKGNLSFKMWVTSIFIQNIRELSSLQDSEEMNPKPKVFAGMNQLGKEALVLTYVTGFTLEETSQVLDVPAGKIKDLLFSGIQSVRKQMDGADYHGCEQFRKHYIDYMEKEMERPAKIEFEIHLYNCRECQEDFSSFQEVAMTRLNHVEEGDGLSVHPQLMENVKKRLAEKKEQRQRKNKKRKKWALGLASALAFIVAIGFITGAFPKVYYAWTEEDIHLREFLQEGFGQRLNLEAESNGVKVKIKGVVADDIQTLVFYEIHDTKEDKQHFMTFEDGVTVENEFDIMKRDTYPRYSFPDVEAEMNKGGKNVFYGKIALRPLEEDQGEIKLRITKIQELANDAGVSFGFRAGEYKNGYWSFEFPVTKQPTTEYEINEQRELEGVAIRFEKLIVAPTATFLQFGINTEKLEKRIDFLNFKSLEVNNKKVEAERYGSHFMDHQLDGSWTGFQAYFDPLYGEKVKDFKAQLDSIYLSIVDHKSIELSGNETFPQTIEYAGSTIWIDKSEAGQSTEIIIRNDDLENQEYESLHIDFVDENGQQPNITHVDSKGVLVDKNGVEYDPQKGPIDYEKLEQPRHFVTEQSMRVEGIDDKSMKLQITGYNSLKYLDEVWDLGAVLVSQDKE from the coding sequence ATGATGATCCTGGAAAAAATGGAGCCAGTTTCGATCGCGGCTATTCAAGAGAATGGCATACGATCTGTCGTGGATTGGTTTGATGACCATAAGGAATATTTCTATAGTTTTGGCTGGCATTTTGTTCAAAATCAGCAGCAGATGGAGGAGCTTTTTTACAGGTCGATCCTGAAGGTGCATAAGGAGTTTCCACGGTATAAAGGGAATTTGTCGTTCAAAATGTGGGTCACTTCGATTTTTATTCAAAACATCCGCGAGCTTTCAAGTTTGCAAGATTCAGAGGAAATGAATCCGAAGCCGAAAGTGTTTGCAGGGATGAATCAACTGGGAAAGGAAGCGCTGGTTCTTACATATGTTACAGGTTTTACCCTTGAAGAGACTTCGCAAGTCCTCGATGTTCCGGCTGGAAAAATAAAGGACTTGTTGTTCTCTGGTATTCAGTCGGTCAGAAAACAAATGGATGGAGCCGACTATCATGGCTGTGAGCAGTTCCGGAAGCATTATATTGATTACATGGAAAAAGAGATGGAACGTCCGGCGAAGATTGAGTTTGAGATTCATCTTTATAACTGCAGGGAATGTCAGGAGGATTTTTCGAGCTTCCAGGAAGTCGCGATGACGAGATTGAATCATGTTGAGGAAGGCGATGGCCTGAGTGTGCACCCTCAACTAATGGAAAACGTCAAAAAGAGATTGGCAGAAAAGAAGGAACAGAGACAGCGGAAGAATAAAAAACGCAAAAAATGGGCGCTTGGTCTTGCGAGTGCTTTGGCCTTCATCGTGGCAATCGGCTTCATTACCGGTGCGTTTCCAAAGGTATATTATGCATGGACGGAAGAAGACATACATTTGCGGGAATTTCTTCAGGAGGGCTTTGGCCAGAGGCTGAATCTGGAAGCGGAAAGCAACGGAGTGAAGGTGAAAATCAAGGGCGTAGTGGCGGATGACATCCAGACGCTTGTTTTCTATGAAATTCATGATACGAAGGAAGATAAGCAACATTTCATGACCTTTGAGGATGGGGTGACTGTAGAGAACGAATTTGACATTATGAAACGCGACACTTATCCACGCTATTCTTTTCCAGATGTCGAGGCGGAAATGAACAAAGGTGGCAAAAACGTTTTTTATGGAAAGATTGCGCTACGACCGCTTGAAGAAGACCAGGGTGAAATCAAACTGAGGATCACCAAAATCCAGGAATTGGCTAACGATGCTGGAGTATCATTTGGTTTTAGAGCTGGTGAATATAAAAACGGTTACTGGAGCTTCGAGTTCCCGGTAACCAAACAGCCTACCACGGAGTACGAAATCAATGAACAAAGAGAACTTGAGGGCGTTGCTATCCGATTCGAAAAATTGATTGTTGCTCCTACCGCAACTTTTTTACAATTTGGCATCAATACAGAAAAGCTGGAGAAGCGAATCGATTTCCTCAATTTTAAATCGCTGGAAGTGAACAATAAAAAAGTGGAGGCAGAACGATATGGCAGCCACTTTATGGATCACCAGCTGGACGGTTCCTGGACTGGTTTCCAAGCCTATTTCGACCCGCTTTATGGTGAGAAAGTCAAAGATTTTAAAGCGCAATTAGACTCGATCTATTTATCGATTGTAGATCATAAAAGCATCGAACTTAGCGGAAATGAGACATTCCCGCAGACAATTGAGTATGCAGGCAGCACCATCTGGATCGATAAGTCAGAAGCCGGGCAGTCAACTGAGATTATTATACGTAATGATGACCTGGAAAATCAGGAATATGAATCACTTCACATTGATTTTGTTGACGAAAATGGTCAACAGCCTAACATCACCCATGTAGATTCCAAAGGAGTGCTGGTAGACAAAAACGGCGTAGAATATGATCCGCAAAAAGGGCCAATCGACTATGAAAAATTGGAGCAACCACGCCATTTCGTCACAGAACAATCCATGAGAGTAGAAGGCATCGACGATAAATCCATGAAACTCCAGATCACCGGTTATAACAGCCTGAAGTACCTGGATGAAGTTTGGGATCTTGGAGCGGTGTTGGTGTCTCAAGATAAGGAATAA